One stretch of Comamonas testosteroni DNA includes these proteins:
- a CDS encoding A24 family peptidase: MTSSELSAASELMAGLLTEPRSLMLLLLLLAASISDLRTRRIPNRLTFGGITLALLYGLLAHHPHSGGFFWALGGMALGLVMMLPLYLLHAMGGGDVKLMAMVGSFIGPEATWQAVIFVFITGGVAAISYALWHRMAGRLLRNSAEAVQLLYINVAAGIAPDARSSSAHSVGKLPYGVSIALGTLAFLVARQFTWV, encoded by the coding sequence ATGACATCTTCCGAACTCAGCGCAGCATCCGAGCTGATGGCCGGCCTGCTCACCGAGCCGCGCTCGCTGATGTTGCTGCTGCTCCTGCTGGCTGCCAGCATCAGCGATCTGCGCACACGGCGCATCCCCAATCGCCTGACTTTTGGTGGCATCACCCTGGCCCTGCTCTATGGTCTGCTGGCCCACCACCCCCATAGCGGCGGCTTTTTCTGGGCGCTGGGCGGCATGGCGCTGGGTCTGGTCATGATGCTGCCGCTGTATCTGCTGCATGCCATGGGCGGCGGCGACGTCAAGCTGATGGCCATGGTCGGCAGCTTTATCGGACCCGAGGCCACCTGGCAGGCCGTGATCTTTGTCTTCATCACCGGCGGTGTAGCCGCCATCAGCTACGCACTCTGGCACCGCATGGCCGGCAGGCTGCTGCGCAACTCTGCCGAGGCCGTCCAGCTGCTCTACATCAATGTCGCGGCAGGGATCGCTCCCGATGCCCGCTCCAGCTCGGCGCATTCGGTAGGCAAGCTGCCTTACGGCGTCAGCATCGCCCTGGGAACCCTGGCGTTCCTGGTCGCTCGACAGTTCACCTGGGTCTAG
- a CDS encoding MFS transporter, whose amino-acid sequence MQSDNNTQQSRNMGLLVAAQSLGGASPPIIISLGGLVGQQLSSNPTASTLPVSIYQLGLALSTLPAAWIMNRMGRRAAYVLGAILGVISGVVAAQGIAHSDFVTFCIGTALAGFYAACVQSYRFAATDMVSEPAQQAKAISRVMIGGLIAAIIGPQVVIWTRDALPATPFAGSFYSQAVLALLALPLLMGLRLPPPQSKQAVADDARPLGEIARTPRFVVACAAGVVSYGLMAFLMTAAPMAMVGCGHSVGEAAMGIQWHVLAMFVPSFFTGKLIARYGKRPVTALGLLLIGAAGVLALMGLDIFHFWSSLILLGVGWNFGFIGATALLTECYRPSERAKVQALNDFLVFGTVAMASFGSGQLLHSAGWNGINIGMLPLVAVVLVLLGLHSQRRTNA is encoded by the coding sequence ATGCAATCAGACAACAACACACAACAAAGCCGCAATATGGGCCTGCTGGTCGCAGCCCAATCCCTGGGAGGTGCCTCTCCGCCCATCATCATCTCGCTGGGCGGTCTGGTCGGGCAGCAGCTGTCGTCCAACCCCACAGCGTCCACCTTGCCGGTCAGCATCTACCAGCTCGGGCTGGCGCTATCCACCCTGCCGGCCGCCTGGATCATGAACCGCATGGGCCGCCGCGCGGCCTATGTGCTGGGAGCCATTCTGGGCGTGATCTCCGGCGTGGTCGCCGCTCAGGGCATTGCTCACAGCGACTTCGTCACCTTCTGCATCGGCACGGCGCTGGCCGGCTTTTATGCGGCCTGCGTGCAGAGCTACCGCTTCGCCGCCACCGATATGGTGAGCGAGCCCGCGCAACAGGCCAAGGCCATTTCGCGCGTGATGATCGGCGGCCTGATTGCCGCCATCATCGGCCCGCAGGTGGTGATCTGGACGCGCGACGCCCTGCCTGCCACCCCGTTTGCCGGCAGCTTCTACAGCCAGGCGGTGCTGGCCCTGCTGGCCCTGCCCCTGCTCATGGGCCTGCGTCTGCCGCCTCCTCAGAGCAAACAGGCCGTGGCTGACGACGCCAGGCCGCTGGGCGAAATTGCCCGCACGCCCCGGTTCGTCGTGGCCTGCGCGGCGGGTGTGGTCAGCTACGGACTGATGGCGTTCCTGATGACCGCTGCGCCCATGGCCATGGTGGGCTGCGGCCACAGCGTGGGCGAAGCCGCCATGGGCATCCAATGGCATGTGCTGGCCATGTTCGTACCCAGCTTCTTTACCGGCAAGCTGATTGCGCGCTATGGCAAGCGACCCGTGACAGCTCTGGGCCTGCTGTTGATAGGCGCGGCCGGCGTGCTGGCCTTGATGGGCCTGGATATCTTCCACTTCTGGAGTTCGCTGATTTTGCTGGGCGTGGGCTGGAACTTCGGCTTCATCGGTGCCACGGCGCTGCTGACCGAGTGCTACCGTCCCTCGGAACGCGCCAAGGTGCAGGCACTCAACGATTTCCTGGTCTTCGGCACGGTGGCCATGGCCTCGTTCGGATCAGGGCAGTTGCTGCACAGCGCCGGCTGGAACGGCATCAATATCGGCATGCTGCCCCTGGTAGCCGTCGTGCTGGTGCTGCTGGGCCTGCACAGCCAGCGCAGGACAAACGCCTGA
- a CDS encoding XAC2610-related protein: MTLKCLTGRAAGLNIAMALMGWASMVYAETAETPHDAVVWSASYRGEIAGKAVKLELWRLDGAVGGSYCYEPCNRPGATLDLEGSASGQLTETPMAGASDPKPSGRWSLAALPGMAPPRLQGQWQSMDGKKRWPVHLLRQPPAFPHALNYELRLLMNQRLRSLADCGEHTDLQVSAIQVYEQGSLKQSLPTAAVGSCWLVQPRWVDANFDGWPDLTQALDLPAGPNIAHRTWLYDPSTQKLVLGPQSLQDISSPAFDGKAKRIYSEWRASCCSHGVDIYAWKPAGLELVEQAESHMLPVRKGGKLMACYQMPDYAQGHVYWPSGLYQRGGELSLGQEPTADWCDADPAATMGQNQVQVLAEPRAGQPPRVLKTYGASYRKVDTPQGARYCPDIAVFDADARKVVRVLMSENAEQDCETEEPARTQP, encoded by the coding sequence ATGACGCTGAAATGCCTGACTGGCCGGGCTGCGGGCCTGAACATCGCTATGGCGCTCATGGGCTGGGCGTCGATGGTGTATGCCGAGACGGCAGAAACCCCGCATGACGCGGTGGTCTGGTCGGCCAGCTATCGCGGCGAGATTGCCGGCAAGGCAGTCAAGCTGGAGCTGTGGCGGCTCGATGGCGCCGTCGGGGGAAGCTATTGCTATGAACCCTGCAATCGGCCCGGTGCAACACTTGACCTGGAAGGCTCGGCAAGCGGACAGCTGACCGAGACCCCGATGGCTGGAGCAAGCGATCCCAAGCCGTCTGGCCGCTGGTCGCTGGCGGCTTTGCCGGGCATGGCGCCGCCGCGCCTGCAGGGGCAGTGGCAGTCCATGGATGGCAAAAAGCGCTGGCCGGTCCACCTGCTGCGCCAGCCCCCGGCTTTCCCCCATGCGTTGAATTACGAGCTGCGCCTGCTGATGAATCAGAGGCTGCGCTCCCTGGCCGACTGCGGAGAACATACGGATCTGCAGGTTTCCGCCATTCAGGTCTATGAGCAGGGAAGCCTGAAGCAAAGCCTGCCGACCGCCGCCGTGGGCAGTTGCTGGCTGGTGCAGCCGCGCTGGGTGGATGCGAATTTTGACGGCTGGCCGGATCTGACCCAGGCGCTGGACCTGCCTGCCGGGCCGAATATTGCGCACCGCACCTGGCTTTACGACCCGAGTACGCAGAAGCTGGTGCTGGGGCCGCAGTCCCTGCAGGACATCAGCTCACCCGCCTTCGATGGCAAGGCCAAACGCATCTATAGCGAATGGCGTGCCAGCTGCTGCAGCCATGGCGTGGACATCTATGCTTGGAAGCCCGCGGGGCTGGAGCTGGTCGAGCAGGCCGAAAGCCATATGCTGCCGGTGCGCAAGGGTGGCAAGCTCATGGCCTGCTATCAGATGCCGGACTATGCGCAAGGCCATGTGTACTGGCCTAGCGGCCTGTACCAGCGCGGCGGCGAACTGAGTCTGGGGCAGGAGCCTACTGCCGACTGGTGCGATGCCGATCCCGCTGCCACCATGGGCCAGAACCAGGTACAGGTACTGGCCGAGCCCAGAGCCGGACAGCCACCCCGGGTCCTCAAGACCTATGGCGCAAGCTACCGTAAGGTCGATACGCCTCAAGGTGCCCGTTACTGCCCCGATATCGCGGTCTTCGATGCCGATGCCCGCAAGGTGGTGCGTGTGCTGATGAGCGAGAACGCCGAGCAGGACTGCGAGACGGAAGAGCCCGCTAGGACTCAGCCATGA
- a CDS encoding TonB-dependent receptor, whose product MATPVRGGAGKAPSASALASTQFAPFVHWLSSAACRSPRSAVGLAVLVVLSAGAQAQSQTADPKEKRLSEVTVSGKQDGSALPALAPGAQVAKGAGLGLLGNVDVMDAAFNITAYSEELIRDQNAATVAAVLENDSSVRFSTSTGHVNENYVIRGFDVNASEVAFNGLYGLAPDSHVPTEMIERVELLKGPGALLGGMAPSGAVGGVVNVVSKKPLADDLTRLTTTFTSGSQLQEHVDVSRRFGPERRLGIRFNGALSSGETEVDDQKRRRRLGAVALDYQGDRFTLGLDAYHYKVNLDNGSPVMVSFGKMKNLIGAPDASNNLFRGVNTEVENKSVALRGSFELSDSWQLYGSLGKAWHDYAGQPTGTRVVLNAVGDGSAVGQTYNLQGYTNSTALDAGLRGRFKTGDVGHQLVFSFNELQQQSGRALPIVVSSSYTTNIYDPVLPILAGPRNAVRQENDNVIRSFAVADTLSLLQDRLQLTLGARHQRVNQKMKGYDESAVTPMLGLVAKPWGEDLSFYANYIEGLSPGLEVGSTYANAGETFAPYKSKQMEAGVKWRRAGWTNTLSLFQIEKPSTTIDTAANTLKLNGEQRNRGVEWNTFGAVSSSLRVLGGITYLQPKLTSTQGANNDGHDAFGAARWAANLAADWDVPGVAGLALNARMVHTGKQWVNSANTLRAPSWTRFDVGARYTTRVADRKVVLRGTVDNVFGRNYWAGAFADNFLTVGAPRTVRISAAVDF is encoded by the coding sequence ATGGCAACCCCAGTTCGTGGCGGTGCAGGCAAGGCGCCGTCGGCTTCAGCGCTCGCATCCACGCAGTTTGCTCCATTCGTGCATTGGCTGTCTTCTGCGGCGTGCCGCAGCCCCCGCTCAGCCGTGGGGCTGGCAGTGTTGGTGGTTTTGAGTGCGGGCGCCCAGGCGCAGTCCCAGACGGCCGACCCGAAGGAAAAGCGCCTGAGCGAAGTCACGGTTTCCGGCAAACAGGACGGCAGCGCTCTGCCTGCGCTGGCCCCTGGTGCTCAGGTCGCCAAGGGTGCAGGCCTGGGGCTGCTGGGCAATGTGGATGTGATGGATGCTGCTTTCAACATCACCGCCTACTCCGAAGAGCTGATCCGCGACCAGAATGCGGCCACGGTGGCTGCCGTGCTGGAAAACGACTCTTCGGTGCGCTTCTCCACCAGTACCGGCCATGTCAACGAAAACTATGTGATTCGGGGCTTCGACGTCAATGCCAGTGAAGTGGCGTTCAACGGCCTGTATGGCCTGGCACCCGACAGCCATGTGCCGACCGAGATGATCGAGCGCGTGGAACTGCTCAAGGGCCCCGGTGCGCTGCTCGGCGGCATGGCTCCCAGTGGAGCGGTGGGAGGCGTGGTGAATGTGGTCAGCAAGAAGCCGCTGGCCGATGATCTGACGCGGCTGACCACGACTTTCACCTCGGGTTCTCAGTTGCAGGAGCATGTGGATGTATCGAGGCGCTTCGGCCCCGAGCGCCGCCTGGGCATACGCTTTAACGGCGCGCTGTCCAGCGGCGAGACCGAGGTCGACGACCAGAAGCGCCGTCGCCGTCTAGGTGCCGTGGCGCTTGACTATCAGGGCGATCGCTTCACGCTGGGACTGGATGCCTATCACTACAAGGTGAACCTGGACAACGGCAGCCCGGTGATGGTGAGCTTTGGAAAGATGAAGAATCTGATCGGCGCGCCGGATGCCAGCAACAATCTGTTCCGCGGCGTCAACACCGAAGTGGAGAATAAATCGGTGGCACTGCGCGGCAGTTTCGAGCTGAGTGACAGCTGGCAGCTCTACGGCAGCCTGGGCAAGGCCTGGCATGACTATGCTGGTCAGCCCACAGGCACGCGGGTGGTGCTCAATGCCGTGGGCGACGGCTCTGCCGTGGGTCAGACCTATAACCTTCAGGGCTATACCAACAGCACGGCGCTGGATGCGGGTTTGCGTGGCCGCTTCAAAACCGGCGATGTGGGCCATCAGCTGGTGTTCTCGTTCAACGAGCTGCAGCAGCAAAGCGGGCGCGCGCTGCCCATCGTGGTCAGCAGCAGCTACACCACCAATATCTACGATCCGGTGCTGCCGATTCTGGCCGGACCGCGCAATGCCGTGCGCCAGGAAAACGACAATGTGATCCGCAGTTTCGCCGTGGCCGATACTCTGAGCCTGCTGCAGGACAGGCTGCAGCTGACGCTGGGCGCACGCCACCAGCGCGTGAATCAGAAGATGAAGGGCTACGACGAGAGCGCTGTGACTCCCATGCTGGGTCTGGTGGCCAAGCCCTGGGGTGAGGATTTGTCCTTCTACGCCAACTACATCGAGGGGCTGAGTCCCGGTCTCGAGGTCGGCTCCACCTATGCCAATGCAGGCGAGACATTCGCTCCCTACAAATCCAAGCAGATGGAGGCGGGCGTGAAGTGGCGCCGCGCAGGCTGGACGAATACGCTGTCTCTGTTCCAGATCGAGAAGCCTTCGACCACCATCGATACGGCGGCCAATACCCTCAAGCTCAATGGCGAGCAGCGCAATCGCGGCGTGGAGTGGAATACCTTCGGTGCCGTGAGCTCCAGTTTGCGCGTATTGGGCGGCATCACGTACCTGCAGCCCAAGCTGACCAGCACCCAGGGCGCCAACAACGATGGCCATGATGCTTTCGGCGCAGCGCGCTGGGCGGCCAATCTGGCGGCAGACTGGGATGTGCCGGGTGTGGCCGGTCTGGCGCTGAACGCACGCATGGTGCATACAGGCAAGCAGTGGGTCAACTCGGCCAACACCTTGCGTGCACCGAGCTGGACGCGCTTTGATGTCGGCGCCCGCTACACCACGCGCGTTGCCGACAGGAAAGTGGTCTTGCGCGGTACGGTGGATAACGTCTTTGGTCGCAACTACTGGGCTGGAGCCTTTGCCGACAACTTCCTGACCGTGGGCGCCCCGCGCACCGTGCGCATCAGCGCTGCGGTGGACTTCTGA
- a CDS encoding enterochelin esterase domain-containing protein, whose product MHGNHQGLPVTVTGHRPSGKGLRSLLVPGLLAAVSVGIGGQAGAARPLPADTAQSAAKAASLLSVRQPLSGRLVPGQKLSLQLEAPAGAVVRGNLQALGVVLDVETPDGRHLRRLSQGAGVDHAFTWQSRGKAKERLVLRAENSQPYASSASGMSAAQGGHSVAPTYAAPSPGAYELTITQVLAPLAVDHAPAVELEPEPLRSPRLKALEARLAQGGDSRSFWQEMEREGTPLIEPWDAEHQLVSFVWRGARQSVRLFGSPSGNHEPLQRLGSSDVWWASFVMPRDARLSYGFAPDVPQVSADTMIQRRSILSTLQRDPLNRQSWGRSADLQAVQDRFDGRSVLTLAKAPPQPWSQTRASVPTGQLQRHWLGSQALGNGRDIWIYKPQGWQQADAAGRSLLVLFDAQAYLRQVPTPAIIDNLMADGLLPATAVVLVANGAGDARSSELPPNPVFADFMGKQLMPWLKAQGIAAGAERTVIAGSSYGGLASSYVALRYPQWFGNVLSLSGSYWWAPKGEAPNWLARQYEQTPQLPIRFYFDAGLYEGARGGQAGIRETSQELGDVLRAKGNKVVQRVHSTGHDYVHWQGALACGLLALTGREPSSERLKEQVAQSCGL is encoded by the coding sequence ATGCATGGAAATCATCAAGGGTTGCCGGTGACGGTGACGGGCCACAGGCCATCGGGCAAAGGGCTGCGCTCCCTGCTTGTTCCAGGTCTGCTGGCTGCGGTCAGCGTCGGCATCGGCGGCCAGGCCGGTGCGGCCCGGCCCTTGCCGGCCGACACCGCTCAGAGCGCGGCCAAGGCGGCCTCTTTGCTTTCGGTGCGGCAGCCGCTCTCCGGCCGGCTGGTGCCGGGACAGAAGCTGAGCCTGCAGCTGGAGGCACCGGCCGGTGCCGTGGTGCGTGGCAATCTGCAGGCGTTGGGCGTGGTGCTGGATGTGGAAACGCCTGACGGACGCCATCTGCGGCGGCTGAGTCAGGGCGCAGGCGTCGATCACGCATTCACCTGGCAAAGCCGGGGCAAGGCGAAGGAGCGTCTGGTGCTGCGCGCAGAAAATTCCCAGCCTTATGCATCGTCAGCAAGCGGCATGTCGGCGGCGCAGGGCGGGCACAGCGTTGCTCCGACTTATGCTGCGCCCAGTCCTGGCGCCTACGAGCTGACGATCACCCAGGTGCTGGCGCCGCTGGCGGTCGACCATGCGCCGGCAGTAGAGCTCGAACCAGAGCCGCTGCGCAGTCCCAGGCTCAAGGCCTTGGAGGCGCGGCTGGCGCAGGGCGGCGACAGCCGCAGCTTCTGGCAGGAAATGGAACGCGAGGGCACGCCGCTGATCGAGCCCTGGGATGCGGAGCACCAGCTGGTGAGCTTTGTCTGGCGCGGCGCACGGCAGTCGGTGCGACTGTTCGGCAGTCCCTCGGGCAATCATGAGCCGCTGCAGCGCCTCGGAAGCAGCGATGTCTGGTGGGCCAGTTTCGTCATGCCCAGGGATGCACGCCTCAGCTATGGTTTTGCGCCCGATGTGCCTCAGGTCTCGGCCGATACCATGATTCAGCGCCGATCCATTCTGTCCACCTTGCAGCGCGACCCTCTCAATCGCCAGAGCTGGGGGCGGTCTGCGGATCTGCAGGCGGTGCAGGATCGCTTCGACGGGCGCTCCGTGCTGACACTGGCCAAGGCGCCGCCACAACCCTGGAGCCAGACCCGCGCCAGCGTGCCAACCGGCCAGTTGCAGCGTCACTGGCTGGGCAGCCAGGCGCTGGGCAATGGGCGCGACATCTGGATCTACAAGCCGCAGGGCTGGCAGCAGGCCGATGCGGCTGGGCGTTCCCTGCTGGTGCTGTTCGACGCCCAGGCCTATCTGCGCCAGGTTCCCACGCCCGCCATCATCGACAATCTGATGGCCGACGGCCTGCTGCCTGCAACAGCCGTCGTGCTGGTGGCCAATGGCGCAGGCGACGCGCGCAGCAGCGAGTTGCCGCCCAACCCGGTGTTTGCCGACTTCATGGGCAAGCAGCTCATGCCCTGGCTCAAGGCACAGGGCATAGCGGCAGGGGCCGAGCGCACGGTGATTGCAGGATCGAGCTATGGCGGCCTGGCTTCAAGCTATGTGGCGCTGCGTTATCCGCAGTGGTTTGGCAATGTGCTCAGTCTTTCGGGCTCCTACTGGTGGGCACCCAAGGGCGAGGCCCCCAATTGGCTTGCTCGCCAGTATGAGCAAACACCGCAACTGCCCATTCGCTTTTACTTTGATGCCGGCCTATATGAAGGGGCTCGCGGTGGTCAGGCAGGCATACGCGAAACCAGCCAGGAGCTGGGCGATGTGCTGCGTGCCAAGGGCAACAAGGTCGTGCAGCGTGTGCACAGCACCGGTCATGACTATGTGCACTGGCAGGGGGCGCTGGCCTGCGGGTTGCTGGCGCTGACGGGGCGTGAACCTTCGAGCGAGAGGCTTAAGGAGCAGGTCGCACAGTCCTGCGGGCTCTGA
- a CDS encoding zinc ribbon domain-containing protein yields the protein MREQPLGEIRFGTLARAAEGLTQWRPLLLCFLTLLLTGALIAGAAWMLVKAGFFMYLIFMLASVIALLAGSSGVGIMLMDKARNEPVRSFSAAASAGLLCLPKFLLVGLAIFVATLAYYLLAAVIYFICKIPVLGGILAFVAHPILVLVAAALLIAMIWVIGPLMGPALWSGLSVKAALANVLSIARKRLVEVVLMEVVLYVILGLVCFMLFAGLVPATVSLTGMAMSITGDGGSMAGMFMGGGYGRGYGGGFNPMGMMGGGSTGLIAGLGVLYCVVGALLAQVAIMGMNLIYLQARESVDPAEAEGALDSLIGDVRKKAEEARAQTMAAAERTMAAAERAKQAASERLQEATAKPSATDTPPGTDSNASAGAAATAAEGLTAATAASTEQAFAEQQARERAAADAADKARQSAEEAVARQRSEAEAARQRAEAEAARLKAEAEAAEAQELAARQRAEAQAAERAAQQRAAEERAAAQAAKEARQQAEAQRLKAQAEQQAAEREAARVRAEAEAAEKARQTPAAPSCPACRAPVAANDLFCGECGNKLR from the coding sequence ATGAGAGAGCAACCCCTGGGAGAAATACGTTTTGGCACTCTTGCCAGAGCCGCCGAAGGACTGACTCAGTGGCGACCGCTGCTGCTGTGCTTTCTGACACTGCTGCTGACCGGCGCACTGATAGCAGGCGCGGCCTGGATGCTGGTCAAGGCCGGCTTCTTCATGTACCTGATCTTCATGCTGGCGTCCGTCATCGCGCTGCTGGCCGGTTCTTCGGGCGTGGGCATCATGCTCATGGACAAGGCCAGAAACGAGCCCGTACGCTCCTTCTCGGCGGCGGCATCGGCCGGCCTGCTGTGCCTTCCAAAATTCCTGCTGGTCGGCCTGGCGATATTTGTTGCCACGCTGGCCTACTACCTGCTGGCTGCCGTCATTTACTTCATCTGCAAGATTCCCGTGCTCGGCGGCATTCTGGCCTTTGTGGCCCACCCGATTCTGGTGCTGGTCGCCGCAGCCTTGCTGATCGCCATGATCTGGGTCATCGGTCCCTTGATGGGTCCTGCGCTGTGGAGCGGCCTGTCCGTCAAGGCTGCACTGGCCAATGTGCTGAGCATCGCGCGCAAGCGCCTGGTCGAAGTAGTGCTGATGGAAGTCGTGCTCTATGTCATTCTGGGCCTGGTCTGCTTCATGCTGTTTGCCGGACTGGTGCCAGCCACCGTTTCACTGACCGGGATGGCCATGAGCATTACCGGAGATGGCGGCTCCATGGCCGGCATGTTCATGGGTGGCGGCTACGGCCGTGGCTACGGTGGCGGCTTCAATCCCATGGGCATGATGGGTGGCGGCAGCACCGGCCTCATCGCCGGCCTGGGCGTTCTCTATTGCGTGGTGGGCGCACTGCTGGCCCAGGTGGCCATCATGGGCATGAATCTGATCTATCTGCAGGCTCGTGAAAGCGTGGACCCAGCCGAGGCCGAGGGTGCACTGGACAGCCTGATTGGCGATGTTCGCAAAAAAGCCGAGGAAGCCAGGGCCCAGACCATGGCTGCCGCAGAACGCACCATGGCTGCCGCCGAGCGCGCCAAGCAGGCTGCCAGCGAGCGCCTGCAGGAAGCCACGGCCAAGCCCTCCGCCACCGACACCCCGCCCGGCACCGACAGCAATGCCAGCGCAGGCGCCGCAGCAACGGCGGCCGAAGGTCTGACTGCCGCCACAGCGGCATCCACCGAACAGGCGTTTGCCGAACAGCAGGCGCGCGAGCGTGCCGCCGCCGATGCGGCGGACAAGGCACGTCAGAGCGCTGAAGAGGCTGTTGCCCGTCAGCGCAGCGAAGCCGAGGCAGCACGCCAGCGTGCCGAGGCCGAAGCAGCCCGTCTGAAGGCTGAAGCCGAGGCTGCCGAAGCCCAGGAACTGGCCGCACGCCAGCGGGCTGAAGCGCAGGCCGCAGAGCGCGCGGCACAGCAAAGGGCCGCTGAGGAACGAGCCGCAGCCCAGGCTGCCAAAGAAGCGCGTCAGCAGGCCGAGGCCCAGCGTCTGAAGGCACAGGCCGAACAGCAGGCCGCCGAGCGTGAAGCGGCCCGGGTCCGCGCCGAAGCGGAGGCCGCCGAGAAAGCCCGCCAGACCCCGGCAGCGCCAAGCTGCCCCGCCTGCAGAGCCCCCGTGGCAGCCAATGACCTGTTCTGCGGTGAATGCGGCAACAAGCTCAGGTAG
- a CDS encoding zinc ribbon domain-containing protein translates to MDTPAPRPPQPEPAAFAPRNDRTPAFPQEPVRGSNAWIKWVVLALLVAAIAGGVMMASNMKGLTGAGNSASGASQAGKDGISPEDKAKADALVGPLGGSTATPTTPAENATIAGAVDNAPATAVAPVVTTPDTVSVTPAPAASPELPSAPASGKPPMPAPARTPPVKKNTAPSLDDLLD, encoded by the coding sequence ATGGATACACCCGCACCCAGGCCGCCACAGCCGGAGCCTGCCGCATTTGCGCCGCGCAACGACCGCACACCGGCCTTTCCCCAGGAGCCGGTGCGCGGCAGCAATGCCTGGATCAAATGGGTGGTGCTGGCACTGCTGGTTGCAGCCATTGCGGGCGGTGTGATGATGGCAAGCAACATGAAGGGCCTGACTGGCGCGGGCAATAGCGCATCCGGTGCGTCCCAAGCCGGCAAGGATGGGATTTCGCCCGAAGACAAGGCCAAGGCCGACGCCCTGGTCGGCCCGCTGGGCGGCAGTACCGCAACACCAACGACGCCGGCCGAAAATGCCACGATTGCCGGCGCCGTAGACAACGCGCCCGCCACCGCAGTCGCCCCCGTGGTGACGACCCCAGACACTGTCAGCGTCACCCCCGCGCCAGCAGCCAGCCCGGAGCTCCCCTCAGCTCCGGCATCGGGCAAACCGCCCATGCCGGCCCCTGCAAGAACACCTCCAGTCAAGAAGAACACCGCGCCATCACTGGATGACCTGCTGGATTGA
- a CDS encoding metallophosphoesterase codes for MVSTAAFVIPLLALWLWWPVSSLNGTSRLARLLAVLITSMLGIAPALLLKAVQTNALPYAVVARLQVPGGWILAMLLMLALFVLLRDLLWLLARLMGRTGLAQLLHLPALTTAAVIATGGLSAIGVFNALQPPRVHEQQIAVRNLPAALQGLRIAVLADIHASPVNDASYVQTIVQRTLATTPDLIVLPGDMVDGDVATSRAHVAPLAALSARYGVWAAPGNHEYYSGYNAWMAEFRRLGLSLLENRMQLLNIKGSKLALSGIGDPVFGRTSPNNADPEVAEGIPPDVDAVAAQARKAGAAFHILLAHQPKFAHDNAAKGVNLQISGHTHGGLILGMDRWLVAPVNNGFVRGEYEIGNMKLLVSSGAGLWAGFAIRLGVAPRIELLTLVARQ; via the coding sequence ATGGTTTCGACTGCTGCTTTCGTCATCCCTCTTCTGGCTCTCTGGCTCTGGTGGCCTGTCTCCAGCCTCAACGGCACGTCCCGTCTGGCACGCCTGCTGGCAGTTTTGATCACGAGCATGCTGGGCATCGCTCCCGCCTTGCTGCTCAAGGCCGTGCAGACCAATGCCCTGCCCTACGCCGTGGTGGCGCGCCTGCAGGTTCCCGGCGGCTGGATTCTGGCCATGCTGCTGATGTTGGCGCTGTTCGTGCTGCTGCGCGACCTGCTGTGGCTCCTCGCCCGGCTCATGGGCCGTACCGGCCTGGCGCAGCTGCTGCACCTTCCCGCTCTCACCACGGCCGCTGTGATCGCGACCGGCGGCCTGAGCGCCATCGGCGTCTTCAACGCCCTGCAGCCGCCCAGGGTGCATGAGCAGCAGATCGCGGTCAGAAACCTGCCAGCCGCCCTGCAGGGCCTGCGCATTGCCGTGCTGGCCGATATCCACGCCAGCCCGGTCAACGATGCAAGCTATGTGCAGACCATCGTGCAGCGCACCCTGGCCACCACACCCGACCTGATCGTGCTGCCCGGCGATATGGTGGACGGCGATGTCGCCACCAGCCGTGCCCATGTGGCGCCGCTGGCCGCCTTGAGCGCACGCTACGGCGTCTGGGCGGCACCGGGCAACCACGAGTACTACAGCGGCTACAACGCCTGGATGGCCGAGTTCCGCCGCCTGGGCCTGAGTCTGCTTGAAAACCGCATGCAGCTGCTGAACATCAAGGGCAGCAAGCTGGCCCTGTCCGGCATCGGCGACCCGGTGTTCGGCCGCACCTCGCCCAACAACGCCGACCCCGAGGTCGCCGAAGGTATCCCACCCGATGTGGATGCGGTTGCAGCACAGGCCCGCAAGGCAGGGGCAGCGTTTCATATCCTGCTCGCACACCAGCCCAAATTCGCGCACGACAACGCGGCCAAGGGCGTTAATCTGCAGATATCGGGCCATACCCACGGCGGACTGATCCTGGGTATGGATCGCTGGTTGGTGGCTCCCGTCAACAACGGCTTTGTGCGCGGCGAATATGAGATCGGCAATATGAAACTGCTGGTCAGCAGCGGCGCGGGTCTGTGGGCCGGTTTTGCCATACGCCTTGGCGTGGCACCGCGAATCGAGCTGCTGACGCTGGTTGCGCGGCAGTGA